The following proteins come from a genomic window of Pichia kudriavzevii chromosome 1, complete sequence:
- a CDS encoding uncharacterized protein (PKUD0A05470; similar to Saccharomyces cerevisiae YLR251W (SYM1); ancestral locus Anc_1.384) has product MSHLLRLFNRHPLVGNMLLTGSLFALGDGLAQGAEEKVFSPKRMFLNGVYGGIVFAPIAHPLYQVLGRIHVRGSTLLSGAARTLVDQTLWAPVGVALYLAWVGAWDGGAAGAAARVRELWWGTLLANWAVWPILQGVNFTVVPPRARLAVSALAGVLWNGYLSWRAHSLRRTDK; this is encoded by the coding sequence ATGTCTCATTTATTGCGTCTGTTTAACCGCCACCCACTAGTGGGGAATATGTTACTTACTGGGTCCCTCTTTGCGCTTGGTGATGGACTTGCTCAGGGAGCAGAGGAGAAGGTTTTCTCCCCCAAGCGAATGTTTCTCAATGGTGTCTATGGAGGAATTGTATTTGCACCTATTGCTCATCCCCTTTATCAAGTGCTTGGTCGGATCCACGTCCGCGGTAGCACGCTTCTCAGCGGCGCGGCCCGGACGTTGGTTGACCAGACGCTGTGGGCGCCCGTTGGCGTGGCGCTCTACCTTGCCTGGGTGGGCGCGTGGGACGGCGGCGCCGCCGGCGCCGCTGCGCGCGTGCGCGAGTTGTGGTGGGGGACGCTTTTGGCCAACTGGGCGGTGTGGCCTATTTTGCAGGGGGTAAATTTCACGGTGGTGCCACCGCGCGCCAGATTGGCGGTGTCAGCTCTTGCCGGTGTGCTTTGGAATGGGTATCTCTCTTGGCGCGCGCACTCTCTAAGAAGGACAGATAAATGA
- a CDS encoding uncharacterized protein (PKUD0A05430; similar to Saccharomyces cerevisiae YBR142W (MAK5); ancestral locus Anc_3.122), whose translation MVSEAIKEQILQRKKQLKQKVAGKLLGKAVKNKLSKVPKSTKSAKSEKGREVDAGNLNWKPVEIPDTLDDYEGFYGLEEIDGVDVKIVDGQVKFITKSDSQTITTEEAKEKENALPEGEFEIDPEDIPEEGVEKAETVLEEEEVGPQEESEDLEVEKGDTLLAATDVREKQVAGEQKANPGEVGNKVEMTKKKHIQVTHLIASKDENDEENVPLLPGLPSNDLSEEPIGKEKAVNDDTLKANTFSKAANLELIEDADLPDWSDISLSASTLNGLEKLGFKTPTEIQKRSIPVSLEGKDVIGKAITGSGKTLAYGIPILEKAIADEYKNRLLPEELRKHPTALIFTPTRELANQVMKHLSDLFKYSPFSDKTIISLTGGLSIQKQERLLSYGPRVLVATPGRCLELLEKSTSLAKQIASIDILVLDEADRMLQDGHFEELKKILEILHNYRPKGIQAFQKRWQSLVFSATFSTELFGKLSSHTKKPQSKKRKHDEDSDDAEMKEVLRILGQKLRFRGKPEFVDVNPTEVVANRITEAMIPCAPMERDLMLYYFISIFPGTTLVFTNSIDSVKRLAPMLNNLGVPTVSIHSSMIQKQRLRALERFSRNSEMAKKQGKSSVLIASDVAARGLDIDNIQHVVHYHLPRTADTYVHRSGRTARAGKEGVSIILCSPQEASGPLRKLRMAVTKNEKVRDLKCVPIDTDILDQLKERLDLSAKIAQAEVSSQSSNKEKSWIEKAAEDLGVDDIDDFEDDFLKRDRKRREGKELDRQSLKVYKAQLRDLLKVPIRKSGRRSYIAGGLNNIAKLLLDNEGSDSVMGYLQQDALALLKDKKQKKQKV comes from the coding sequence ATGGTCAGTGAAGCAATCAAAGAGCAAATTTTGcagagaaagaaacaacttAAACAAAAAGTGGCTGGAAAACTGCTGGGGAAAGCAgtgaaaaataaactttcTAAGGtaccaaaatcaacaaaatcagCAAAATCAGAGAAAGGTCGTGAAGTTGATGCTGGAAACTTGAATTGGAAGCCAGTTGAGATTCCAGACACTCTGGACGATTATGAGGGATTTTACGGActagaagaaattgatggaGTTGATGTGAAGATAGTTGATGGACAGGTTAAATTTATTACCAAAAGTGATTCACAGACAATAACTACGGAAGaagcaaaggaaaaagaaaatgcaCTTCCAGAGggagaatttgaaattgatccTGAAGATATACCTGAAGAGGGTGTAGAAAAAGCAGAAACTGTCCTTGAGGAAGAGGAGGTTGGTCCACAAGAAGAGAGTGAAGACTTAGAGGTTGAAAAGGGGGATACCCTGTTGGCAGCGACAGATGTACGGGAAAAACAAGTAGCTGGCGAACAAAAGGCAAACCCTGGAGAGGTTGGGAATAAGGTAGAGATgacgaaaaagaaacataTTCAAGTGACTCATCTTATTGCTTCAAAAGACGAAAATGACGAAGAAAACGTTCCCTTGTTACCTGGTTTACCATCAAATGATTTATCAGAAGAGCCaattggaaaagaaaaagcgGTAAATGATGATACATTAAAAGCAAATACATTTTCAAAGGCAGCAAACCTTGAACTCATTGAGGATGCTGATTTACCAGATTGGTCTGATATCAGTCTATCTGCGTCTACATTAAATGGATTAGAAAAATTGGGTTTCAAGACCCCAACTGAGATTCAGAAAAGAAGTATCCCTGTTTCGCTAGAGGGCAAAGACGTCATTGGTAAGGCCATAACTGGTTCAGGTAAGACACTGGCATATGGGATTCCAATATTGGAAAAAGCTATAGCTGATGAATATAAAAACAGACTTTTACCAGAAGAACTAAGAAAACATCCAACAGCATTAATTTTCACTCCAACAAGAGAGTTAGCTAATCAAGTCATGAAACATCTGAGtgatttattcaaataCTCTCCTTTCAGCGACAAAACTATTATTTCGTTAACGGGTGGGTTATCGATCCAAAAGCAAGAACGTTTATTATCATATGGTCCGAGAGTATTGGTAGCAACTCCTGGTCGTTGCTTGGAACTATTGGAAAAATCCACTTCTTTGGCTAAGCAAATTGCGtctattgatattttagTTTTAGATGAAGCTGATAGGATGTTACAAGATGGTCATTTTGAAGaactaaagaaaatcttGGAAATCTTGCATAATTACAGACCAAAAGGTATCCAAGCATTCCAAAAGAGATGGCAGTCATTGGTTTTTTCTGCGACTTTTTCAACTGAATTATTTGGTAAACTATCGAGCCATACTAAGAAACCGCAATCAAAAAAACGTAAGCATGACGAAGACTCGGATGATGCTGAAATGAAAGAGGTTCTGCGTATTCTCGGACAGAAACTAAGATTTAGAGGTAAGCCTGAGTTTGTAGATGTCAATCCTACCGAAGTTGTTGCTAACAGAATTACTGAAGCCATGATTCCATGTGCTCCTATGGAAAGAGATTTAATGTTATATTACTTTATCTCGATTTTCCCCGGAACTACATTAGTTTTCACCAACTCGATCGACTCTGTCAAAAGGCTGGCACCAATGTTGAACAATTTAGGTGTCCCTACAGTTTCAATCCATTCCTCTATGATTCAAAAGCAGCGGTTAAGAGCATTAGAAAGATTTAGTAGAAACTCTGAGATGGCAAAAAAGCAAGGAAAATCATCAGTGCTAATAGCATCCGACGTTGCTGCTCGTGGGTTGGATATTGATAACATTCAGCATGTTGTTCACTACCATCTACCAAGAACTGCAGATACATATGTCCATAGGTCTGGTAGAACTGCACGTGCTGGAAAAGAAGGTGTTTCGATTATACTGTGCTCACCACAGGAAGCATCAGGGccattgaggaaattgagAATGGCTGTGACCAAGAATGAGAAGGTTAGAGATTTGAAATGTGTTCCAATTGACACTGATATATTGGACCAGCTAAAGGAGAGATTGGATTTAAGTGCTAAAATTGCTCAGGCAGAAGTTTCTTCACAAAGTTCcaacaaggaaaagagCTGGATAGAAAAGGCCGCTGAAGATTTAGGTGTCGAtgacattgatgattttgaagatgatttcttgaagagagatagaaaaagaagagaaggtAAAGAATTAGATAGGCAAAGTCTAAAGGTTTACAAGGCACAATTGAGAGACCTATTGAAAGTACCAATCAGGAAATCTGGTAGAAGATCGTACATTGCTGGAGGTTTAAATAATATAGCAAAATTGTTACTTGATAATGAGGGAAGTGATAGTGTGATGGGATATTTACAGCAAGATGCACTTGCCCTGTTGAAAGAcaagaaacagaagaaacaaaaagtaTGA
- a CDS encoding uncharacterized protein (PKUD0A05460; similar to Saccharomyces cerevisiae YOR014W (RTS1); ancestral locus Anc_7.106): MMKGFKQRFRSKSKKDKDSAASQNSNSHSTHSSSSSHNANSNSNTSSNAGSNAGSRNSSPSPQPQSQSPLHQSQPHSHSHAQSPSSSSSTVSLKKKDSKQSKQKPLQIQNQNQNQNQNQNQQQQQQQQQQQQQQQQQQQQQQQQQSPTPDATQSLQLNQSNAHPNIPSNNNEFPQSEIDFLKYHTAHSPFDKVPKDDLELKPKTPLRHSSSRFEPSANAQSFEKSPPFEEVDPQFHVDLFIQKVIQCKILFDFYDPSADIQGKELKRITLHELTVFISTTRLTFTEEMYRHVVDMFRINIFRPIPPPVNPIGDIYDPDEDEPVYELGWSHMQLVYEFFLRFVESPDFNNSVAKPFIDHKFVLTLLDLFDSEDNRERDCLKTTLHRIYGKFLSLRSFIRKSINNIFLTFIYETDHFNGISELLEILGSIINGFALPLKEEHKIFLIRVLIPLHKPRSLSLYHPQLAYCILQFLEKDPSLTEEVIMGLLRYWPKVNSPKELMFLNEIEDIFEIIDPQEFNKIEIPLFAQLSKCISSSHYQVSEKVLCFFNNEYFVSLVTENAENILPIIFPSMYKIAQPELAAELDFSESNNWNRTISSIAYSALKIFMETNPVVYDRCFVLYETQLKEDEERKHLREEHWEKLEKYVKELKNGKVTDVEIK, encoded by the coding sequence ATGATGAAAGGTTTCAAGCAACGCTTCAGGtccaaatccaagaagGATAAGGACTCTGCAGCCTCACAGAACTCAAACTCCCATTCTACACACTCCTCATCAAGCTCTCATAACGCCAATTCCAACTCTAATACGAGTTCAAATGCAGGCTCAAATGCAGGCTCAAGAAACAGTTCTCCTTCACCGCAACCGCAATCACAGTCTCCATTGCACCAGTCACAACCCCACTCTCATTCGCATGCACAGTCGCCATCCTCTTCCTCGTCTACCGTCTCcctgaaaaagaaagactcaaaacaatccaaacaaaaacccctccaaattcaaaaccaaaaccaaaaccaaaaccaaaaccaaaaccaacaacaacaacaacaacaacaacaacaacaacaacaacaacaacaacaacaacaacaacagcagcaacaacagtcGCCTACTCCTGATGCAACGCAGTCCCTCCAATTGAATCAGTCAAATGCTCATCCAAATATACCTTCCAATAACAACGAATTCCCACAGTCAGAgattgatttcttgaaatacCATACGGCCCATTCTCCCTTCGACAAAGTACCAAAGGATGACCTGGAACTGAAACCTAAAACCCCGCTGAGACACTCCTCTTCGAGGTTCGAACCCTCTGCTAATGCccaatcttttgaaaaatcaccgccatttgaagaagttgatccACAATTCCATGTAGATTTATTCATTCAAAAGGTTATCCAATGTAAAAtcttgtttgatttctaCGATCCATCGGCAGATATCCAAGGTAAGGAATTAAAGCGTATCACTTTGCACGAATTGACCGTATTCATATCAACAACCAGATTGACATTCACAGAAGAAATGTATAGGCATGTGGTTGACATGTTCAGAATCAATATCTTTAGACCAATCCCTCCGCCTGTTAATCCAATTGGTGATATATATGACCCCGATGAAGACGAACCCGTATATGAATTAGGTTGGTCCCATATGCAATTAGTTTATGAGTTCTTCTTAAGGTTTGTTGAATCCCcagatttcaacaattccGTGGCAAAGCCTTTTATTGACCACAAGTTTGTTCTCACCTTGTTGGATCTCTTCGATTCGGAGGATAACAGAGAAAGAGATTGCCTTAAAACAACCCTACATCGAATTTATGGTAAATTCTTAAGTTTGAGATCTTTCATTAGGAAATCCATaaacaatattttcttGACCTTTATCTACGAAACTGACCATTTTAATGGTATATCTGAATTATTGGAAATTCTGGGTTCCATCATTAATGGATTTGCATTACCTCTAAAGGAGGAACATAAGATCTTTTTGATCAGAGTATTGATTCCCCTACACAAACCAAGATCTTTATCTCTTTACCACCCCCAATTAGCTTATTGtattttgcaatttcttgaaaaagacCCTTCATTGACCGAGGAAGTCATCATGGGATTGTTGAGATATTGGCCAAAGGTGAATTCTCCTAAAGAgttgatgtttttgaatGAGATTGAggatatatttgaaattattgatCCTCAAGAGTTCAACAAAATTGAGATTCCCTTATTCGCACAGTTGTCCAAATGTATCTCCTCATCACATTACCAAGTGTCAGAGAAAGTCCTGTGCTTCTTTAATAATGAGTACTTCGTTTCCTTGGTTACCGAAAATGCAGAGAATATCTTACCAATCATATTCCCTTCAATGTATAAAATTGCACAACCTGAGTTGGCGGCGGAGCTGGATTTTTCAGAGTCAAATAACTGGAATAGaacaatatcttcaattgcTTATTCtgcattgaaaatatttatGGAGACTAATCCAGTAGTTTACGATCGTTGTTTTGTTCTATACGAGACCCAATTgaaggaagatgaagaacGTAAGCATCTCAGAGAAGAACATTGGgaaaaactagaaaaatatgtgaaagaattgaaaaatggtaaaGTCACGGACGTGGAGATTAAGTAG
- a CDS encoding uncharacterized protein (PKUD0A05440; similar to Saccharomyces cerevisiae YBR143C (SUP45); ancestral locus Anc_3.121): MSSDAADQNVEMWKVKKLIKSLQNARGNGTSMISLIMPPKTQISITQKMLTDEYGTASNIKSRVNRLSVLSAITSTQQKLKLYQNVPKNGLVVYCGEVLTDEGKEKKLTIAFEPFKPINTSLYLCDNKFHVEALAELLESDDRFGFIVMDGNGALFGALSGNTREILHKFTVDLPKKHGRGGQSALRFSRLRDEKRHNYVRKVAEVAVQNFITNDKVNVQGLILAGSADFKTELSKSDMFDQRLQQKIIKIVDISYGGENGFNQAIELSAETLSNVKFVQEKKLITQYFDEISRDTGKFCYGIDDTLKALDLGACETIIVYEGLEDVRYTLRNAEGEEVVKIVRQDAPKESYLIDKDGSELEVVAEQPFLEWLAENYKNYGATVEFVTDRSSEGAQFVKGFGGIGALLRYKVNFEQLVSDDSDDEYFSD; encoded by the coding sequence ATGAGTAGTGACGCAGCAGATCAAAATGTGGAGATGTGGAAGGTcaaaaaattgatcaaGTCCCTTCAAAACGCAAGAGGTAACGGTACTTCCATGATTTCACTTATTATGCCACCAAAAACTCAGATTTCAATCACACAAAAAATGTTGACAGATGAATACGGAACTGCATCAAATATTAAATCGAGAGTGAACAGATTGTCTGTTTTATCAGCAATTACTTCTACACAACAAAAATTAAAGTTATACCAAAATGTTCCGAAGAATGGGTTGGTTGTTTATTGTGGTGAAGTCTTAACTGATGAAGGtaaggagaaaaaattaaCAATTGCATTTGAACCTTTCAAACCGATCAATACATCCCTTTATTTGTGTGATAACAAGTTCCATGTTGAAGCGTTGGCTGAGTTATTGGAGTCTGATGATAGATTTGGGTTTATCGTTATGGATGGTAATGGTGCATTATTCGGTGCTTTATCTGGTAACACAAGAGAGATTTTGCATAAATTTACAGTTGATTTACCAAAGAAGCATGGTAGAGGTGGTCAATCTGCTTTGCGTTTCTCCAGATTAAGAGATGAAAAGAGACACAATTATGTCAGAAAAGTTGCAGAAGTTGCTGTTCAAAATTTTATTACCAACGATAAAGTCAATGTTCAAGGTTTGATTTTAGCAGGTTCTGCTGATTTTAAAACTGAATTATCTAAATCGGATATGTTTGATCAGAGattacaacaaaaaatcatcaaaattgttgatatcTCTTATGGTGGTGAAAATGGTTTTAACCAAGCAATTGAATTATCTGCGGAGACTTTGTCCAATGTTAAATTCGTCCaggaaaagaaattaaTCACGcaatattttgatgaaatttcaaGAGATACTGGTAAATTCTGTTATGGTATCGATGATACATTGAAAGCCTTAGACTTAGGTGCCTGCGAGACAATTATAGTTTATGAAGGTTTAGAGGATGTCAGATATACTTTGAGAAATGCAGAAGGCGAAGAAGTTGTCAAGATTGTTCGTCAAGACGCTCCAAAGGAGAGTTATTTGATTGATAAAGACGGTTCTGAATTAGAGGTTGTTGCTGAACAACCATTCTTAGAATGGCTAGCTGAAAACTACAAAAATTACGGTGCGACTGTAGAGTTCGTCACCGACAGATCTTCAGAAGGTGCACAATTCGTTAAAGGTTTTGGTGGTATTGGTGCTTTGTTAAGATATAAAGTTAACTTTGAACAATTGGTTTCTGATGATTCAGATGACGAATATTTTTCTGACTAA
- a CDS encoding uncharacterized protein (PKUD0A05450; similar to Saccharomyces cerevisiae YGR083C (GCD2); ancestral locus Anc_3.413), whose amino-acid sequence MSEKSSQEQPPSSVEEKKLSNKELKELKKKEKAAKRAAAKAGSSTNESGDTPQSGSQKGKKPVGGATKTVSQVKKQMNNAKTHDPSDKVPPMFGHLQSKEEKILSTPDIASIVHPSILSLTLKMSTYKVVGSSSRCIAMMEAFKEVIKSYKTPEGTSLQRHLTGHLSHQIEFLKTGRPLSISMGNAIRWLKQKISVIPITTVEEDCKRILIDEIDMFITEKIVVADRVIVEYAESHITNDSKILTYGHSKVLGELFEYAAIEQGKKFEIYIIDSKPLFEGKKLAKRLSKLENVKLHYNLINSLSSVLETKIDYCFLGAHSMLSNGRLYSRVGTALVAMASKNKSIPVLVCCESLKFSDKVQLDSVTTNELGDGDDLINTKPFSKEGNALKTYLKRLDDAKEASTKKGKQQQQQQQQQKQQQQGSGRKDDNDLSNWKEIRSLNILNILYDLTPPEYIQKIVTEFGALPPSSVPVILREYKSST is encoded by the coding sequence ATGTCTGAAAAATCAAGCCAAGAGCAGCCGCCTTCTTCtgttgaagagaagaaattaTCTAATAAGGAACTCAAGgagttaaagaagaaggaaaaggctGCAAAACGTGCAGCAGCAAAGGCAGGTAGTAGTACTAATGAGTCAGGCGATACCCCACAGAGTGGATCACAAAAAGGTAAGAAACCAGTAGGCGGTGCTACTAAGACTGTTAGTCAAGTAAAAAAACAGATGAACAATGCAAAGACCCATGATCCAAGTGACAAAGTTCCACCAATGTTTGGACATCTACAAtctaaagaagaaaaaatattatcaaCACCAGATATTGCATCCATTGTTCATCCGTCAATTCTATCATTAACACTAAAGATGTCTACCTATAAAGTTGTTGGGTCCAGCTCTAGATGTATTGCGATGATGGAAGCATTCAAAGAAGTGATTAAATCATATAAAACACCAGAAGGAACCAGTTTACAAAGACATTTAACCGGACATTTGTCACATCAGATTGAATTTCTAAAGACTGGTAGACCATTGAGTATATCTATGGGTAATGCCATCAGATGGTTGAAGCAGAAGATTTCGGTGATCCCTATTACTACAGTTGAGGAAGACTGTAAGAGAATCctaattgatgaaattgacatGTTTATAACCGAGAAGATTGTTGTGGCAGATAGAGTTATTGTTGAGTATGCCGAGAGCCACATTACCAATGATTCCAAGATATTGACGTATGGTCATTCTAAGGTATTGggtgaattgtttgaatatGCTGCAATTGAACAAGgcaaaaaatttgaaatttacaTAATCGATAGCAAACCATTGTTTGAAGGTAAGAAACTAGCCAAAAGGTTGAGTAAACTTGAGAATGTTAAGTTGCACTATAACTTAATCAACTCTCTCAGCAGTGTGCTAGAAACCAAGATTGATTACTGTTTTCTTGGTGCACATTCAATGCTATCCAACGGTAGATTGTATTCCCGTGTCGGTACTGCATTAGTTGCCATGGCATCAAAGAATAAATCTATACCTGTTCTAGTATGTTGCGagagtttgaaatttaGTGATAAAGTTCAGTTAGACTCTGTGACCACTAATGAGTTAGGCGATGGTGACGATTTAATCAATACAAAACCATTCAGTAAGGAAGGTAATGCATTAAAAACATATTTAAAGAGGTTAGACGATGCGAAAGAAGCCAGTACTAAGAAAGGTaaacagcagcagcagcagcaacaacaacaaaaacaacagcaacaagGATCCGGCCGTAAAGATGATAATGATTTGAGTAATTGGAAAGAGATCAGAAGTCTAAACATTCTCAATATATTGTATGATCTAACGCCACCTgaatatattcaaaagattGTTACTGAGTTTGGCGCATTGCCACCTTCTTCTGTTCCAGTTATTTTAAGAGAATACAAGAGTAGTACATAG